The DNA region GGAAGGTGGTCGGTCCGAAGAAGGCCTTCGTCATCCAGGGCAACGATCGGGTCGGCGCCCTGGTGGACTACTTCACCCGCCTGGGGGCAGCGAAGATTAACGTCACCGCCACCGACGCCCTGGCCGCCGGCGGCGGGCGGTTCGGCGCCATCCTCTGGGTGAAGGCCCGTGACGTGAACCGCGCGGGGAAGGTACTGGGCGTGCGCTGAGGACGGGGATCGATGCAGTCGCCAGGGAGGGCTTGGGCTCACGGCGCCGAAGGTCGCTCCACCCACTCCCGGCTGCGCTGCACCGCCCTCCTCCACCCCCGGTAGCCGGCTTCGCGCCGCTCCGTGGACCAGCGGGGCTCGAAGATGCGATCCCCGCGCCAGTTGGCGCGCAGGTCTTCCAGCCCGCCCCAGAACCCCGTGGCCAGCCCCGCCATGTAGGCGGCGCCCAGGGCCGTGGTCTCGCTCACCGTGGGACGCACCACGGGCACCCCCAGGATGTCCGCCTGGAGCTGCATCAGGAAGTCGTTGCGCACGGCCCCGCCATCTACCTTGAGCGCAGCCAGCTTGAATCCGGCGTCCCGCTCCATAGCCTCCACCACCTCGCGGGTCTGGTAGCAGATGGCTTCCAGGGTGGCGCGGACCAGGTGGCGCCGGTCGGTGTAGCGGGTCAGCCCCACGATCACCCCGCGGGCGTACATGTCCCAGTGCGGCGCGAACAGCCCGGAGAAGGCGGGCACGAAGTAGACGCCCCCGGTATCCTCCACCGACCCAGCAACAGCTTCGCTCTCCGCCGCCGTGGCGATCAGCCCCAGGTTGTCCCGCAGCCACTGCACCGCAGCCCCGGTGATGGCGATGGACCCCTCCAGGGCGTACGCCCGCTGCCTCCGGCCCAGGCTGTAGGCGGCGGTGGTCAGCAGGCCGCTCCCCGAGGGGACGATCCGCTGGCCGGTGTTCATCAGCAGGAAGTTGCCGGTACCGTAGGTGTTCTTGGTCTCTCCGGGGTCGTAGCAGGTCTGGCCGACCAGTGCCGCCTGCTGGTCGCCCAGGTCGCCACAGACCGCCACCTCCCCGCCGGCTGGCCCGTCGGAGCGCGTAGTCCCGTAGAGGTCGCTGGAGGGCCGGATGGCCGGGAGGCAGCTTCGGGAGATGCCCAGGTAGCGGAGGACTTCGTCGTCCCAGTCCAGGGCGGCCAGGTCCATGAGCATGGTCCGTGAGGCGTTGGTGCAGTCGGTGACATGCACGCCGCCCTTCGGACCGCCGGTGAGCCACCAGATCAGCCAGGTGTCCACGGTGCCGAACAGCGCCGCCCCGCGCTCCGCCAGGGTGCGCGCCCCCGGGACGTGCCCCAGGATCCAGGCCAGCTTGGGGCCGGAGAAGTACGTGGCGCTGACCAGGCCGGTGTGCTGCCGCAGGTAGGGCTCGAAGCCGTCGTCGATGATCCGCTGGCAGATCTCCCGCGTGCGCGTGTCCTGCCAGACGATGGCGTTGCAAAGGGGCGCGCCGCTTCGGCGGTCCCACAGCAGCGTGGTCTCCCGCTGGTTGGTGATGCCCAGGCCGCAGAGCTGTGCGGGTCTGACGCCGCCCTGCGCCAGGGCCTGGCGCAGGACCGCACCGGCGTTCTCCCAGATCTCCAGCGGGTCGTGCTCCACCCAGCCTGGCTGGGGGTAGATCTGCCGGTGCTCGCGGTAGGCGGTGGCCCACACCCGCCCGTCGTGGGTGAAGAGGATGCAGCGGGTACCGGTCGTCCCCTGATCCAGTGCTGCTGCGTAGCTCTGCTCAGCCACGTACACCTCCTGGTGCCTGCCTGAACGCGGACGTCATGCTGCCCCACCCCTCAGGCGAGCGCCGCGAGCCCTTCCCGCTCGCGGTACACCGTCGCCTCCCACTGTTCCCACTGGCGGCTGCGTTCGTCAGCACTCCACCCCAGCTCGGCAGCCATCAGTGCGCTGACCCGGTCCACCACACCTTTCCCGGCGTCTTCGGCCAGCACGCTCAGGCGGGTGCGCAGGAACATTACGTCGGCTAGCGTCACTGCCATCTCCTGGCGACAGGCGTAGGCCACCTCCGCCGCCAGGACGGGCAGGTCGTCGACCAGGGGGCGCAGCAGGGTGGGCTCTGCCCCGCCCAGGGCCAGGATCTCCGTCGACGTGCCGCCGTAGGAGCGCAGCAGATGCCGTTGCTGCTCCGCCGCCAGCCCGCTGCCTGCCAGAGCCTGGCGGGCCTCAGCCAGCCGCTCTGTCCCGGCAAGAGGGAGGGTGGCGGTGCGGCAGGGACGGCCTCCCCCGTCGCGACGTGCCAGCAGGTCCACGGTGTCCTCGGCCATCTGCCGGTAGGTGGTCAGCTTCCCGCCGATGATGCTCACCAGGCCGCGGGGAGACTCCACGACGGCATGCCGGCGGGAGAGGTCGGCGACGCGCCCGCCACCTGCTTCCACCAGCGGCCGCAGGCCTGCGCAGGCGCCGACCACATCTGCGCTCTCCACCCGGCGCAGGTACAGCCGGGCGTGGCGCAGGAGGTAGGCCACCTCCTCCCGGGAGGCCGCCGGCGCCTCCAGCGGTCCTGTGTACGGATCGTCGGTGGTCCCCAGCAGGGCGCGCCCTCCCCAGGGCACCACAAAGGCGATCCGCCCGTCCTCAGTCTCTGGCAGGATGAGGGCCACCTGGGCGCCGAGGACCTCCCGGCGCAGCACCAGGTGCACGCCCTTGCTGGGCCGGAGGCGAAAGGAGGGCCGGTCGTCCAGGGCGGCCACCTCCTTCGCCCACACGCCGGTGGCGTTAACCACGTGGCGGGCGCGGACCACCACGCTGCGCCCGGTGAGCCGGTCCTCGACCACTGCACCAGCCACCCGGCCCCGGTCGTGCAGTAGCGACACCGCACGGGCGTAGTTCACCGTCACGGCACCAAACCGTCGCGCCGTGGCCAGGACGGCGTGGGTCAGCCGCACGTCGTCGGCCGCAGCGTCGTATAGGAGGAAGGCGGTCTGCAGGCGGTCCGTCCGCAGGGCCGGCACCAGTGCGGCTGCCTCTGCGGCGGTCAGCCGGCGGTGACGCAGCCGGTCCGCCCGGGCAAGCCGGTCGTAGCCCCACAGGACCAGGCCGACGGCAGGCGCCGTCCAGCCGCGCAGGGGCGGCGGCAGATGCAGACCGACTGGCCGGGCCATGCGGCTGTACAGAGGCAGCAGGAAGGGCTGCGGCTGGACCAGGTGAGGGGCCAGCTGCAGCAGGCGCCCTCGTTCGCGCAGCGCCTCCGCCACCAGCCCCAGCTCGGCGCGGGCCAGGTAGCGCAGGCCGCCGTGGACCAGCTTGGTGGAACGGCTGCTGGTTCCGCTGGCGAAGTCAGCCTGCTCCACCAGCCCGACG from Armatimonadota bacterium includes:
- the glpK gene encoding glycerol kinase GlpK — encoded protein: MAEQSYAAALDQGTTGTRCILFTHDGRVWATAYREHRQIYPQPGWVEHDPLEIWENAGAVLRQALAQGGVRPAQLCGLGITNQRETTLLWDRRSGAPLCNAIVWQDTRTREICQRIIDDGFEPYLRQHTGLVSATYFSGPKLAWILGHVPGARTLAERGAALFGTVDTWLIWWLTGGPKGGVHVTDCTNASRTMLMDLAALDWDDEVLRYLGISRSCLPAIRPSSDLYGTTRSDGPAGGEVAVCGDLGDQQAALVGQTCYDPGETKNTYGTGNFLLMNTGQRIVPSGSGLLTTAAYSLGRRQRAYALEGSIAITGAAVQWLRDNLGLIATAAESEAVAGSVEDTGGVYFVPAFSGLFAPHWDMYARGVIVGLTRYTDRRHLVRATLEAICYQTREVVEAMERDAGFKLAALKVDGGAVRNDFLMQLQADILGVPVVRPTVSETTALGAAYMAGLATGFWGGLEDLRANWRGDRIFEPRWSTERREAGYRGWRRAVQRSREWVERPSAP
- a CDS encoding glycerol-3-phosphate dehydrogenase/oxidase, producing the protein MALTARGDHLVRLAAGVDVLVIGGGITGAGVALDAATRGYRVGLVEQADFASGTSSRSTKLVHGGLRYLARAELGLVAEALRERGRLLQLAPHLVQPQPFLLPLYSRMARPVGLHLPPPLRGWTAPAVGLVLWGYDRLARADRLRHRRLTAAEAAALVPALRTDRLQTAFLLYDAAADDVRLTHAVLATARRFGAVTVNYARAVSLLHDRGRVAGAVVEDRLTGRSVVVRARHVVNATGVWAKEVAALDDRPSFRLRPSKGVHLVLRREVLGAQVALILPETEDGRIAFVVPWGGRALLGTTDDPYTGPLEAPAASREEVAYLLRHARLYLRRVESADVVGACAGLRPLVEAGGGRVADLSRRHAVVESPRGLVSIIGGKLTTYRQMAEDTVDLLARRDGGGRPCRTATLPLAGTERLAEARQALAGSGLAAEQQRHLLRSYGGTSTEILALGGAEPTLLRPLVDDLPVLAAEVAYACRQEMAVTLADVMFLRTRLSVLAEDAGKGVVDRVSALMAAELGWSADERSRQWEQWEATVYREREGLAALA